The stretch of DNA tgctatcttgagagaagccactagtgaaactatgacccccgggtctattctccatcatacaagtttccaatctattttattttgcaatctttactttcaatctatatcataaaaataccaaaaatatttatcttattattatcatctctatcagatctcactcttgcaagtggccgtgaagggattgacaacccctttatcgcgttggttgcgaggttcttatttgtttatgtaggtacgaggtgactcgcgcgtggtctcctactagattgataccttggttctcaaaaactgagggaaatacttatgctgctttactgcatcaccctttcctcttcaagggaaaaccaacacggtgctcaagaggtagcacccgtcagggctcgcggtggctatgggctgctCCAAGTCGATTTGCTCGCCCCTAGATCCTCGTGGATCCGTagccctccagcatgaagaactagcgaagaacgagaagaaatatacaagggagagataaaaagtagatgaacacgagaaagtagtagattgatttgttcgattgtgtgttgtttcaatcggccgtcacccccaacatatataagaggcggctggacttcccgtacaagtaaaggattcatctaggctttccttacaagaaaattacatcaattcacgtcctacagTTCCAGTTTCAGTCCAACTCGGATCCATCCCGAATCTGTCCTATACTTCTGTCCTGCTTCTTGCGCTGGCCATAGAAATCACATACTAACTCGGATGGAGTCGAGTTCAACATCAAACTTGTCCGCCTCGACGATCTGTATAAGACAGCATAGGCCACTTCTCCTTTTATGGCCATCTTTATGTTTTTCAGGGCCTATCTTTAAATGTGGGTCGGATTCAATTATGCAGTTTTCTGAACTGTCCGAGTCTTGTAACAATTCTGCAGGACGTATACTATCttcgatgatgatgactccaaaagcaaagttaCGATATGTACAACTTCCGTGTAGAACACTTTTCCATACGAGGCCATCTGAATAACCTTTCGAGCCCATCTCTAACTTCTGGTCGGATTGACTTTTACAGTCTCCACCCCGGCAAGGTTTCCACCCCGGCAAGTTTTCCAccccggcaagctttcacaccggcaagcttccacGCCTGCAAGCTTTCCACACCGGCAAGGTCTCCACCCCGGCAAGGTCTCCATTCCGGCAAGCTTCATTCAGCCGGCAAAGACCGAATAACCCACGAGACCCATCAGACACCACCTAGGTGGGTGTTTGGTCCCTCCCGTTACTTTTTCACTTAGGACCGGTccgcgaagtgttgcctctaacttttgcatacgaactcgtattgggacaatttttatatcaaaattgatcggttcgacgagacgaagataattcatgtagatcattttttcatatgaggtcgtcttgggggcttaatcggccaaactgtactctgaatataagatcttggtactttgagcatagtttcggcctttgagatgaaatcggacggcgatggcccaaacttcaaagatgttcatatcaacaatacggaactcCTTAATTTAGACCACTTCTTCAttggaggccatcttaaataagttcttggTCGTGTCAAAATCGGGTATCAACACCACTATACTGCAATAATTAATGCCTAAAATGTGTGCGCCCAAGGTCTCAAACAAGCGAAACACTCTAGCAACATTACCGAGCCTAGCCACTCCAACCATCAAGTTTGGATGTCTGATTTGGATAACAACATTATATATAGGACAAGAAAGCATGTGGAGTTCATATGGGCTGCAGATAATATGGCCCATTTTGCACGCGCTATTTTTAAAGATATTTGCAAAATGTAagtacaatttttttttcaaatatttgtgtGTTAAAAATATTTTACATACATACGATGATTAGTTGATATTGTTTTAAATATAAACCTGTTTATTATGAAAACAGTATTTTATAAACATAAGAAACAAATATTTAAGATATTTGTAAAACTTAAGTCGTAAATTTATGTTCAAATATCTGTGTTTAAAAAATATTATACATACAAACGATCATTAGTAAGTAAAACATTTAAATATAAACTTGTCTATTCTATAAAATATTTAGTTAATGCAGACATTGGAAATGTTTATTAAGTAAATATGTTTAATGAATCCATATAAAATATACACTCATGTCTTATTTTTAAACTATACAAAATGATGAATACATACATTTactaaatatttatgatttaataatATAATTTAAATATTATATATGATTTAATATTCATATCAACACTTTTCATTTTATATTATGAATATTTTTTATCATACATACATTTTTATAATTCATAAATATTAATATAAATATAGAAAAAGGTTTAAATAAAATATAATGTTTTTTGAAAGTAGGTTATTCATTTATATGTACAATTTTTATAACACACAAATATTTAAAGATTATTTTTATTACTGAAATTATAATTTACATACTATCTACCAATTTCTAAAATACCAAACAGGTGCAAAATGGCTGCATGAGGGCCTTTGTCCTATGTAATTCATATCCTCCGCTAAAAAAAGAAATTTAAATTCATATCTCGCTAGTTATCAATTATCGACATATACAGGTGCATGTTGTAGTGCCCAGGGTTTCTTTTGTGCTAGCCTCTGGTTGTGAGAATAGCAGGTGGGACATTTACCAGTACATATAGACTTTTTATCCTTAGCAGGCATCTTAATGTGATTGGTGTAGTGGCTACACTTGCTAGTGTGGTAATCCCGGGTAGTGCGTTCGAAACCTTGTGCGCCCAATTTTTTGTGTTAAATTTTCTAGTACGGTGTTTGACTTTCctgcaaataaaaaaatatgaagtGGTTTTGTGCAAAAATACATCGCGGTGGTCGACTTTTCCCATGGGTAAAAAATTGCAAGGGTGTTTTATGAAAAAAAAAACTCTTGGTCAAGCACCtccagtcaatgacaggtggggccatacACACCAATACGCCAGCATGCATATTCTGTGACCATATGTGCACACTTGAGTCAAGTTGAGTGACTGCATTCCGTATTTTCAAAGTTCTAGCACCCAACTGAATATCGAGTGTAAGTTTTATGACTACCCATGATATTACCTTGAGGATTAAACTCAGGACCTTTCGAGTCTCCCAGCGACAACAACCAACTAAGCTACAAATTTTGATGTTGATTAGTCCCACCTCCAATTTTTGAACCAGCTCGCACCGAGTTTTTCTTTGAAGCCGACTCGCACCGGTTAATATACCGCCCCCCAGGAATCAATAAATAGATGGATCTTTTTGCGGGATAAATAGATGGATTTTCGAACTAAAGAATGGATTGTGGGCTTGAAAGAGGGATTGCGGTAAAAGATGGGATATTTAAAAGAAAGATTGTGGGCTCAAATACGGATGCAGCTGATTTAAAGGGAAGATTATGTCTTAAAGGTATGTGACAAGGCTGCTCGTAATGAGAGTACACGTATGTTAACTAGGCAATTTTAATGAAGTAAATGAAAAAAAATGAGGATTGAGTATCATATCTTGATATTGTATAATAATAAATAATGCACTAGCATGTGtcttacatggcaataaataatttCATCTAAGATACTAATACTATGCATTAAGGTCTtgcatgatactaacttatgatactacccaTTAGGCTGTTCATAGTAGGTGGTCCAAAATGACAAAAAATCCCTATGTTGTCCCCTCTCTCCTCCCACTATTGATTTCCCCTCTCATCTCTGGTTTTTCTTCCATCGGGTTTTCTCTAAAAACACCTCAACCGTCCCATGTCTTTTTGActttctctctatctctatctatatctacatctatctatctatctatatctatatatccaTACCTATATCTATATATCTATATATACCACTTGAAAAGGACACGAGGTTTCTGTTCCGCTCTTTCTTCGTCCATACATATATCTACATATCTATCTATAATATTTCCTTCGTCCTAAATTAattgtcttacatttgtctagatacgaagAACGTAAGGCAATTAATTCGGTGCCAAGATTCAAAGCAACataggccgttggattgacatgggTGGACGGGTGAGATCTGTTGAATGTAGATATGGATTTATATCTAGTATGGATATGATAAGCCTGTGGCCTCCAAATACAAGATAGATAACGTTGAAATAGGCGCACACCTGAAGCCTATATATATACCGCAAAACAAAAGAGTATGTGCACTTGGTTTAAAAGACCTATTCTAGCGTCAAGATGGTTCATCAGGATCAGGGAAAGCTGGTGCAGGTGGTGGCCGCGAACGTTGGACTTGTGGCGCCGCCGAGCAGGTACATGCTAAGTGAGGAGAACCGACCGACCACTGTCGCTCAGCAAGCCAAGCTGGTTATCCCCATCGTGGACGTGAGCCGTCTGGCCATGCCCGACGATGTTGAGGAGGCGGCCAAGCTTCGCTCTGCGCTGCAGTCATGGGGCCTCTTTGTGGTGACTGGCCATGGCATGTCAAAGGAGTTCCTCAACGAGATCCTCGAGGCGACGAGGAAGTTCTTCCACCTGCCGCTGGAGGAGAAGCAGAAGTGCGGCAACGTGATCGACGGCGTCAAGTTCCAGAACGAAGGGTATGGCATCGACCGCATCGACTCCGATGAGCAGATCCTTGACTGGTGTGACCGGCTCTGGCTCCAGCTCCAGCCGGAGGACGAGAGGCGGCTCCAGTTCTGGCCACATAATCTAAGGCACTCGATCTACACATTAATTGTACCCTCGGTGATTTAAAATCTTTTTCTTATTGCATTTATATTGGAGATCATATATAATCTGCAGGGATCTCCTACACGAGTACACCTTAGAGAGTGGGAGAGTGACCATGAATGTGTTGAAGGCCATGACAAAGCTTCTGAACCGggaggagggcttcttcatcaacatggtGGGTGAGAGGTTCAAGTCATACTCGAGGTTCACCTACTACCCTCCCTGCCCACGGCCGGACCTCGTGAACGGGCTGAAGCCGCACACCGACAACTCCGTCATCACACTCATCCTCATGGACAAGGACGTCGGCGGCCTCCAGGTGCTCAAGGACGGCCACTGGGTTGATGTCCCCGTGCTCGGTAATGACCTGTTGGTCGTCGTAGGTGAGGGCATGGAGGTATGCATATACACACACAATTACTTAAGAACTTCTATAATGGAAGAATATGCAATTGTTTGCATTGATCATGACCGAGACTCTCATTTCTATGCACACAGATCGTCAGCAATGCAATCTTCAAGGCACCATGGCACCGTGTGGTGACGAGTGCTAACAAGGAGAGGCTGTCACTGGCGATGTTCTACCAGCCGGAGCCGGAGAGGATCATAGGGCCTCCGGGGGTGCTGGTTCACGAGAAGCGCCCGGCCATGTTCAAGAACTACCTGGTCTAGACCTTGGCCGATGGATACTGGGATGCGTTTGCAGCGGGAGATCGCACCGTCGACTTCCTCAATGTCAGGATCAATGCTGAGGCCGACACCGAActggaggggcgcgcagtggttgcaAACAACTAAATAATTTGTTGTAAGGAGTGAGTGCATGATGTTCCTCTCTCCCTCCCATAACTGTAGTGTGAATAGGAGTTGATCGATGTACTTCGTATATGATCACCTTCATGGAATCAAATAAAGAGCCAAGTGCACAACCGGTGCTTAAACTTGGTCAAAATGGTCACTTTAGTACTAAAACTTACGGCATATATTGAACTGGTGAACATGCAAATACGGTTTTAATCACGGCTGGATACAAAATCGACGCTAACTAGGCGCCAAGCGAGGCTTGAGGccttttttttgtgatcctctatatTTTGCGAGCATGCGTAGCCATCCCAATCATTACCATCTGTTGTCTAATATGGATACGGATTTTTTATAGCCTTTGAAGTGAAACAGTGAATACAAATTTTATCCATTATGAAAAATTATGGTAGAGGAAATCAAATTGATGACCTTATGGAAACCTACAACAGGTGCTTGCCACTGAACCGAGAACGTATCTTGCCTATAAAGGATAATTAATCTTTCTGTATGTAAATTATAATCATATCTTCTAAATAAtatacaaaaaataaaataaactacatTTCAGAAAATTTCGTGTAATTTCAGAAAAAATCACTTACTAATTATAATTATATCCACATATTTATATTATGAAATATAATAATTGGCTGCAGTCAGTCCGGTCTATTTTTCACAAGTTAgacttttttagatttttttaaaaaCATATAAATTATAATCACAGTAATAAAATGAAGTTATAATATTCGTATGTTATAAATAGTATCCATACAAATATGTTAAATTAACAAATTTCCATTAAAATGATGTATTATTATAAAATATATTCATATAATTATGAAATTATTTTTATATATTAAATAATATTCATTTGAGGATCGGCAGTCTGGTGGGACACTAGGCTCTTATTTATTTATCCATACTTATTTTTCTATTAATTTTTTataatatttttttaataaaacacacAAACTTTTATTTAAATAACTTTTTAAGGAAGAATAATTTTATATTAAAGCGTGAATGTTTTTATTAAAATGGTGATCATTTCTAAACTTATATGAGAATATATTCAAATATACATGTACTTTTTAAAATTACTTGTACAaatatattttatataatttatttttaatttttataaCACAAAATTTAATATATGTATATTTTATATAATTAAAATTAATAAGCAAACAGTTACGAAATTACGTGAACATTTTTaattgtattttattttatttttatcccGAGCTCCCAATTTGTTACAGCTACTAACTTTTAGTTCACTAAACTTGCTTTCAGCAGAGAATTAGAACTCTATAAACTTGTGCTTCCAACTAAAAGCTAAAAAGTTTTGACTAAATAACTAGAGATTTTTAAATCAAAATGAACAATC from Triticum dicoccoides isolate Atlit2015 ecotype Zavitan chromosome 6A, WEW_v2.0, whole genome shotgun sequence encodes:
- the LOC119318991 gene encoding protein SRG1-like, whose protein sequence is MVHQDQGKLVQVVAANVGLVAPPSRYMLSEENRPTTVAQQAKLVIPIVDVSRLAMPDDVEEAAKLRSALQSWGLFVVTGHGMSKEFLNEILEATRKFFHLPLEEKQKCGNVIDGVKFQNEGYGIDRIDSDEQILDWCDRLWLQLQPEDERRLQFWPHNLRDLLHEYTLESGRVTMNVLKAMTKLLNREEGFFINMVGERFKSYSRFTYYPPCPRPDLVNGLKPHTDNSVITLILMDKDVGGLQVLKDGHWVDVPVLGNDLLVVVGEGMEIVSNAIFKAPWHRVVTSANKERLSLAMFYQPEPERIIGPPGVLVHEKRPAMFKNYLV